One window of Camelina sativa cultivar DH55 chromosome 4, Cs, whole genome shotgun sequence genomic DNA carries:
- the LOC104780887 gene encoding uncharacterized protein LOC104780887 has protein sequence MARLEMHNSINGAARISFSNEFVEIRSEKSNAKINNISSRSSFSMHSADFAFSVTDYAMIPADEIFLKGKILPFQETSHVHRTLKEELLVEEEGSGVDRNIFSLRPLSFPSSSFSTKGTWREMLGLKRTHVRSKITDEVSEANVYSMSQDHK, from the coding sequence atggcACGCTTAGAAATGCACAACTCCATAAATGGTGCTGCAAGAATCTCTTTCTCTAACGAGTTTGTCGAAATCAGATCGGAGAAGAGTAATGCTAAGATCAACAACATTAGCTCGAGAAGCTCTTTCTCCATGCACTCTGCTGATTTCGCTTTCTCAGTCACCGACTACGCCATGATCCCCGCCGATGAGATCTTCCTCAAAGGAAAGATCTTACCTTTCCAGGAGACCAGTCACGTCCACAGAACACTTAAAGAAGAGCTTCTTGTGGAAGAAGAGGGTTCTGGTGTCGATCGCAACATCTTTTCCCTCAGGCCACTATCGttcccttcttcatctttttctacTAAGGGCACGTGGAGGGAGATGTTGGGCCTTAAGAGGACTCATGTTAGATCTAAGATCACTGATGAAGTCAGTGAGGCAAATGTTTATTCAATGAGTCAAGATCACAAA